From the Rhodoferax mekongensis genome, one window contains:
- a CDS encoding multidrug effflux MFS transporter has protein sequence MTPEAQKLWRAPQWAFSILLALLGMLGPFSIDTYLPAFAGISQSLGATPVQMQQTLSAYLFGFAFMALFHGSISDSFGRRPVVLWGLAAFTIASVGCALSQTIGQLIFFRAMQGLCTGAGIVISRAVIRDVYPPSQAQKVMSQVTIFFGVAPAIAPMVGGWLLIHASWHGIFWFLAAVGVALWTSNYFLLPETLPPAQRQHFHVKNLLAGYWKLGSDPRFLLLALASGIPFNGMFLYVLSAPVFLGEHLGLQPQQFFWFFVLTIGGIMGGAFVSGRVAGKISPKRQIRNGFSIMLTIGVLNLLANLLFKAHVSWALFPIAIFAFGWALMVPVVTLLVLDLHPDRRGMASSLQMFVGSTANGIVAGVVSPLVMHSTIGLASASVLMMCVGLCSWVFIRSRWPEIGRRVEEL, from the coding sequence ATGACCCCCGAAGCCCAAAAACTCTGGCGCGCCCCGCAATGGGCGTTCTCCATCCTGCTCGCCTTGCTGGGCATGTTGGGGCCGTTCTCCATTGATACGTACCTGCCTGCGTTTGCCGGCATCAGCCAGTCGCTGGGGGCCACGCCGGTGCAGATGCAGCAAACGCTGTCGGCCTACCTGTTCGGCTTCGCCTTCATGGCGCTGTTCCATGGTTCCATTTCCGACAGCTTCGGCCGGCGCCCGGTGGTGCTGTGGGGGCTGGCAGCGTTCACCATTGCCTCGGTGGGGTGTGCGCTGTCGCAGACCATAGGCCAGCTCATTTTCTTCCGGGCCATGCAGGGCTTGTGCACCGGTGCGGGCATTGTGATTTCGCGCGCGGTCATTCGTGATGTGTACCCGCCGTCGCAAGCGCAAAAGGTCATGAGCCAGGTCACCATCTTCTTCGGGGTGGCGCCTGCGATCGCACCTATGGTGGGCGGTTGGTTGCTGATTCACGCCAGCTGGCACGGCATCTTCTGGTTCCTGGCCGCAGTCGGCGTTGCGCTGTGGACGTCCAACTATTTCCTGCTGCCAGAAACCTTGCCACCGGCACAGCGCCAGCACTTCCATGTCAAAAACCTGTTGGCTGGCTATTGGAAGCTGGGCTCCGACCCGCGCTTCTTGTTGCTGGCGCTGGCCAGCGGAATACCGTTCAACGGCATGTTTTTGTACGTGCTGAGTGCGCCTGTGTTTCTGGGCGAACACCTGGGGCTGCAGCCCCAGCAGTTCTTCTGGTTTTTTGTGCTCACTATCGGCGGCATCATGGGCGGCGCGTTTGTGAGCGGCCGGGTGGCCGGCAAGATCAGCCCGAAGCGCCAGATCCGTAACGGCTTTTCCATCATGCTCACCATTGGCGTCCTCAACCTTCTGGCCAATCTGCTGTTCAAGGCACATGTGAGCTGGGCGCTATTTCCCATTGCCATCTTCGCTTTCGGTTGGGCGCTCATGGTGCCGGTGGTGACCTTGTTGGTGCTGGACCTGCACCCGGATCGCCGGGGCATGGCGTCGAGTTTGCAGATGTTTGTGGGCTCTACGGCCAACGGCATCGTGGCCGGGGTGGTGTCGCCTCTGGTCATGCATTCCACCATCGGCTTGGCCAGTGCCTCGGTGCTGATGATGTGCGTGGGCCTGTGCTCCTGGGTGTTCATTCGCAGCCGCTGGCCCGAGATCGGACGGCGCGTGGAGGAGCTGTGA
- the rpoH gene encoding RNA polymerase sigma factor RpoH has translation MSALIAAPRTALATANPWSLVPPLGNLDAYISAANRLPMLTLEEEQEYARKFKNENDLEAAGKLVLSHLRLVVSVARQYLGYGLPHGDLIQEGNVGLMKAVKRFDPDQGVRLVSYALHWIKAEIHEYILKNWRMVKVATTKAQRKLFFNLRSMKQRFKGEDAAADLDTHRDTLNTEQVNTMARELNVKPEEVLEMEARLAGGDVLLDPTPSDDGEDAFGPIAYLTDTNHEPVAMIEARQRDVLATDGIATALASLDERSRRIVEERWLKVNDDNSGGMTLHDLAAEYGVSAERIRQIEVAAMKKMKAALAAYA, from the coding sequence ATGTCCGCATTGATTGCTGCCCCCCGCACCGCCCTGGCCACCGCCAATCCGTGGTCTTTGGTGCCGCCACTGGGGAATCTGGACGCCTATATTTCTGCTGCCAACCGGCTGCCCATGCTTACGCTTGAAGAAGAGCAGGAATATGCACGCAAATTCAAAAACGAGAACGATCTTGAAGCTGCCGGTAAGTTAGTGCTCTCTCACTTACGTTTGGTCGTGTCAGTGGCCCGCCAGTACCTCGGTTACGGCCTGCCCCACGGCGACCTGATTCAAGAGGGCAACGTGGGCCTGATGAAGGCGGTTAAACGCTTCGACCCCGACCAAGGCGTGCGCTTGGTGAGCTACGCGCTGCACTGGATCAAGGCCGAAATCCACGAATACATCCTTAAAAACTGGCGCATGGTGAAGGTGGCGACCACCAAAGCCCAGCGCAAACTGTTTTTCAACCTGCGCTCCATGAAGCAACGCTTCAAGGGAGAAGACGCTGCGGCTGACTTGGACACCCACCGCGACACGCTGAATACCGAGCAGGTGAACACCATGGCCCGGGAACTGAACGTGAAGCCCGAAGAAGTACTGGAGATGGAAGCACGCCTTGCCGGTGGCGATGTGCTGCTGGACCCCACTCCGTCTGATGATGGCGAAGACGCCTTCGGCCCTATCGCTTACCTGACGGATACCAATCACGAGCCGGTGGCGATGATCGAAGCGCGCCAGCGCGACGTGTTGGCCACCGACGGGATTGCGACTGCCCTAGCCAGCCTGGATGAGCGCAGCCGGCGTATCGTGGAGGAGCGCTGGCTCAAGGTGAATGACGACAACTCCGGCGGTATGACCCTCCACGACTTGGCCGCCGAATACGGCGTAAGTGCCGAGCGCATCCGCCAGATCGAAGTCGCTGCCATGAAGAAGATGAAAGCAGCGTTGGCCGCCTACGCCTGA
- a CDS encoding isochorismatase family protein, with protein sequence MSSVSTLKPALIIIDVQQSFAQMPFWSQGIHAPFESALLRLEAGCRAAGVPVVHIFHVGLAGPFREDSGFVKPLPWLPGNPDVRFDKHTHNAFTDTGLDLWLRRQGVGKLIISGIRTEQCCETTARVGSDLGYAVDFVSEATLTFPMSHAGSGRTFSAEEITTRTELVLQDRFARIVDVTTCLAGLPSAQ encoded by the coding sequence ATGTCCTCCGTATCTACCCTGAAGCCCGCACTCATCATCATTGATGTGCAGCAATCTTTCGCCCAAATGCCCTTCTGGTCGCAGGGCATTCATGCCCCGTTTGAGTCTGCTTTGCTGCGTCTGGAGGCCGGTTGTCGCGCAGCCGGTGTTCCGGTGGTGCACATTTTTCATGTGGGGCTGGCCGGCCCCTTCCGTGAGGACTCCGGGTTTGTGAAGCCCTTGCCCTGGTTGCCCGGTAACCCGGATGTGCGCTTCGACAAACACACCCACAACGCTTTTACCGATACAGGGCTGGATCTGTGGCTGCGCCGCCAGGGTGTGGGCAAGCTCATCATCTCCGGCATCCGTACAGAGCAATGCTGCGAGACCACAGCCCGTGTGGGCTCGGATCTGGGCTATGCAGTGGACTTTGTGTCTGAAGCCACCCTGACCTTCCCTATGTCCCACGCTGGCAGCGGCCGGACGTTCAGTGCCGAAGAGATCACCACCCGCACCGAGCTGGTCTTGCAAGACCGGTTTGCGCGTATCGTGGATGTAACTACCTGCCTAGCCGGTTTGCCATCCGCCCAATAA
- a CDS encoding COX15/CtaA family protein — translation MQTTLYDLSPIFQVLLIGALVASVPALWVYLRNRRSSSLSRYHALVVITLFLTFDLVLFGAFTRLTDSGLGCPDWPGCYGNASPLGATHEIAMAQSALPSGPVTHSKAWIEMVHRYMATSVGALITLMVILAWRGRKQESPFALSPWWPTATLVWVCIQGAFGALTVTMKLFPAIVSLHLLGGYVLLALLMAQVAMGAVSRAATATISQAAPSWIHRWAWAALVMLTVQAASGAWVSTNYAVLACAEFPGCQGVMWPPMDWKAATEIWRPLGLTASGDHLSFQALTAIHMAHRLLAGFTVLVLGSLAWALWKQPALKKPAQWLTALLVMQLATGLSNVVLGWPLLAAVMHTGGAGAMVMVLVWVIVASRTRPVGR, via the coding sequence ATGCAAACGACCTTGTACGATTTATCGCCCATTTTCCAGGTACTCCTGATCGGAGCGCTGGTGGCCTCTGTGCCGGCGCTGTGGGTGTATTTGCGAAACCGCCGCAGCAGTTCACTCAGCCGGTACCACGCGCTGGTGGTGATTACCCTGTTTCTTACCTTTGATCTTGTGCTTTTCGGTGCATTTACCCGATTGACTGACAGCGGCCTTGGATGCCCTGACTGGCCCGGTTGCTATGGCAACGCCAGTCCTTTAGGCGCGACGCATGAGATCGCCATGGCCCAGAGTGCTCTACCCAGTGGTCCGGTCACCCACAGCAAAGCATGGATTGAGATGGTGCACCGTTATATGGCCACCTCGGTGGGCGCACTGATTACGCTGATGGTGATTCTTGCGTGGCGTGGTCGCAAACAGGAAAGCCCATTTGCCCTCAGCCCATGGTGGCCCACAGCGACCTTGGTTTGGGTGTGTATTCAAGGAGCCTTCGGCGCCCTGACGGTGACCATGAAGCTGTTTCCCGCCATTGTGAGCCTGCACCTGCTGGGGGGCTATGTGCTTTTGGCCCTGCTAATGGCGCAGGTCGCAATGGGTGCAGTGTCCCGAGCTGCTACGGCAACCATATCGCAAGCCGCACCGTCTTGGATCCACCGCTGGGCCTGGGCAGCCTTGGTGATGCTGACGGTACAAGCTGCATCCGGAGCGTGGGTCAGCACCAACTACGCGGTACTCGCGTGTGCCGAATTTCCCGGTTGTCAGGGGGTGATGTGGCCCCCCATGGATTGGAAGGCTGCGACGGAGATCTGGCGTCCGTTGGGGCTTACAGCCTCTGGCGACCATCTGAGCTTTCAGGCCTTGACCGCTATCCACATGGCGCACCGTCTGCTCGCAGGGTTCACGGTGCTGGTGCTGGGCAGCCTGGCGTGGGCACTCTGGAAACAGCCCGCCTTGAAGAAGCCCGCGCAATGGCTCACCGCCTTGCTGGTAATGCAACTGGCTACCGGCTTGAGCAACGTGGTGTTGGGCTGGCCCCTTTTGGCGGCTGTCATGCACACCGGCGGTGCCGGCGCCATGGTCATGGTGCTGGTCTGGGTCATCGTGGCATCCCGCACCCGACCCGTCGGCCGCTGA
- a CDS encoding GlxA family transcriptional regulator, whose product MNDAVLHIYLVLTPNVLMLDYAGPAEALRMARDMGAPIVLHACGPQNDIPTSLGTGLSGLEALPATLPACSLILVVGNSNEVVDYATPEARSVVQWLRAVPQAGTRMASICSGALLLAQAGCLDGRQCTTHHTLIADLQALAPSAQVVSDRIFVDDGGVLTSAGITTGIDLALYLIEQEAGAELAARVARRLVMYQRRGTHDPQMSPWLAHRNHMHPAVHRAQDAMAREPQRNWTLADLADVACVSPRHLTRLFAQHTGISVVVYQQQLRIARAKDLLARQGLSVERVAEACGFASARDLRRVWRKYEAGSPVTARSVFQ is encoded by the coding sequence ATGAACGACGCAGTACTCCATATTTATCTGGTGCTCACGCCCAATGTGCTGATGCTGGACTATGCCGGTCCGGCGGAGGCCCTGCGCATGGCGCGCGACATGGGGGCACCTATCGTTCTGCATGCCTGTGGCCCGCAGAATGACATCCCGACCTCTCTGGGGACGGGCCTGTCCGGGCTGGAGGCGCTACCCGCCACACTGCCAGCGTGCAGCCTGATCTTGGTGGTGGGCAACAGCAACGAGGTGGTGGACTACGCCACCCCCGAGGCCCGCTCCGTGGTGCAGTGGCTGCGCGCCGTACCCCAAGCGGGCACACGCATGGCCAGCATCTGCTCGGGGGCCTTGTTGCTGGCGCAAGCCGGCTGTCTGGATGGGCGGCAATGCACCACCCACCACACCCTGATTGCCGATTTGCAGGCGCTGGCCCCCAGCGCGCAGGTGGTGTCTGACCGCATCTTTGTGGACGATGGCGGCGTGCTTACCAGTGCGGGCATCACCACCGGTATTGACCTTGCGCTGTACTTGATTGAACAGGAGGCTGGCGCAGAGCTGGCGGCGCGCGTGGCCCGCCGCTTGGTGATGTACCAGCGCCGCGGCACCCACGACCCCCAAATGTCACCCTGGCTGGCACACCGCAACCACATGCACCCTGCGGTCCACCGCGCGCAAGACGCCATGGCCCGGGAGCCCCAGCGCAACTGGACCTTGGCTGATCTGGCCGACGTGGCCTGCGTCAGCCCGCGTCACCTGACCCGCCTCTTTGCGCAGCACACCGGCATCAGTGTGGTGGTGTATCAGCAGCAATTGCGCATTGCCCGCGCCAAAGACTTGCTGGCACGTCAGGGCCTGTCGGTGGAGCGGGTGGCCGAGGCTTGTGGTTTTGCGTCGGCACGTGACCTGCGTCGCGTGTGGCGGAAATACGAGGCGGGTTCTCCGGTCACAGCACGGAGCGTGTTTCAATAG
- a CDS encoding SCO family protein: protein MNKRSAIQFIAAGALLAGAGGMLSACSESKPKFSSVDVTGASYAKDFELTDHNGKVRHLADFKGKVVVMFFGYTQCPDVCPTSMAELAEVKKALGADGDKLQGLFVTVDPARDTPEVLKGYMENFDPTFLALYTTPEKLEALAKDFKVYYKRVNGQTTTSYTMDHSAGSYIYDTQGNLRLFTRYGSGAQVLAADIQQLLKS from the coding sequence ATGAATAAACGTTCCGCTATTCAATTCATAGCTGCTGGCGCATTGTTGGCGGGCGCTGGAGGCATGTTGAGTGCATGTTCTGAATCAAAGCCCAAGTTCTCCTCGGTGGATGTCACCGGCGCCAGCTACGCCAAAGACTTCGAGCTGACTGACCACAATGGCAAGGTCCGTCACCTGGCGGACTTCAAAGGCAAAGTGGTTGTCATGTTCTTTGGCTACACCCAATGCCCGGATGTTTGCCCGACTTCGATGGCAGAACTGGCCGAAGTGAAGAAGGCATTGGGGGCCGATGGCGACAAGCTTCAGGGCTTGTTTGTCACGGTAGATCCTGCCCGCGATACGCCGGAAGTGCTCAAGGGCTATATGGAAAACTTTGACCCGACTTTCTTGGCGCTCTACACCACGCCCGAGAAGCTGGAAGCTTTGGCCAAAGACTTCAAGGTGTACTACAAGCGCGTCAATGGCCAGACCACCACCAGCTACACCATGGACCACTCGGCGGGCAGCTACATCTACGACACCCAGGGCAATTTGCGCCTGTTCACCCGCTACGGCAGTGGTGCACAAGTGCTGGCTGCAGATATTCAGCAGCTCCTGAAGTCTTGA
- the cyoE gene encoding heme o synthase: protein MTVQVAAPKPSVLAQFHALTKPRVIQLIVFCALIGMVLAVPGAPTGAQVMLAAIACLGIYLVAGAAAAFNCIVEKGIDAKMKRTSWRPTARGELSDTQTLIFSAMLCAAGSAILYVWVNPLTMWLTFATFVGYAVIYTVILKPLTPQNIVIGGASGAMPPVLGWAAMTGDVGPEALILFLIIFLWTPPHFWALALYRVEDYRKSGLPMLPVTHGSEFTRLQILLYTFMLLAACLLPFVYGMSHWPYLIVAVALCLGFCWYAVRLLRNYSDELARATFRFSLIHLSVLFAALLLDHYLI, encoded by the coding sequence ATGACCGTACAAGTAGCAGCCCCCAAGCCCTCTGTGCTGGCCCAGTTCCATGCACTGACCAAGCCGCGGGTCATCCAGTTGATTGTGTTCTGCGCGCTCATCGGCATGGTGTTAGCCGTGCCCGGCGCACCCACGGGCGCCCAAGTCATGCTGGCAGCGATAGCCTGCCTCGGCATTTACCTGGTGGCCGGTGCAGCAGCGGCCTTCAATTGCATTGTGGAAAAAGGTATTGATGCCAAGATGAAGCGCACTTCGTGGCGGCCCACTGCTCGCGGGGAACTCAGCGACACCCAGACTTTGATCTTCTCGGCCATGCTGTGTGCTGCCGGTTCTGCCATTCTGTATGTCTGGGTGAACCCGCTCACCATGTGGCTGACCTTTGCCACCTTTGTGGGCTACGCGGTGATCTACACCGTGATCCTCAAGCCTCTGACTCCCCAGAATATCGTGATCGGCGGCGCTTCGGGCGCCATGCCGCCGGTATTGGGTTGGGCCGCCATGACGGGTGATGTGGGGCCGGAGGCCCTGATTCTTTTTCTGATTATTTTCCTGTGGACGCCCCCGCATTTCTGGGCGCTGGCCTTGTACCGGGTGGAGGATTACCGCAAGTCCGGCCTGCCCATGCTGCCTGTCACCCATGGCAGTGAGTTCACCCGCTTGCAGATCCTGCTGTACACCTTCATGTTGCTTGCGGCATGTCTGCTGCCGTTTGTGTATGGCATGAGCCATTGGCCCTACCTGATCGTGGCAGTGGCTTTGTGCCTGGGGTTTTGCTGGTACGCCGTGCGCCTGTTGCGTAACTACTCGGATGAGCTTGCCCGCGCGACTTTCCGCTTTTCGCTCATTCACCTGAGCGTGCTTTTCGCAGCCTTGCTGCTGGACCATTACCTCATATGA
- a CDS encoding AMP-binding protein, whose translation MAQAKLMLDYVYEHEINHADQIFLTQPTGGGQVVDYTWKQTLDQARRMAAHLKAQNLEPGSRVAILSKNCAHFIMAELAIWMAGCTTVAIFPTETADTVRYVLEHSEASLLFVGKLDTFDQQQPGIPAGMPIIAFPLAPKNSYEAWDAVTARTKPLTGKPARGGKDIAILMYTSGSTGQPKGVMHSFERITAAAEGINNDTQARIGTNTRNRMLSYLPLAHVFERAWVESASLVNGNTQLFFAESLDTFIQDLNRAKPVTFISVPRLWLKFQQGVFAKMPPKKLDRLLSIPILGKIVGRKVLKGLGLDHALLAGSGSAPIPAELIAWYRRLGLNLIEGYAMTEDFAYSHNSTDKINAPGCVGVPLKGVEVRISEEGEVLIKSPGQFVGYYKRPDLDAEVFTEDGFFRTGDKGERRADGLLKLTGRVKELFKTSKGKYVAPAPIENRLNACPRIETSMVSGVGQPSAYAIVVLAETVRPQVKADPAFKAEVHAELEQLLDSVNAELADYEKLQMLVVAPEPWSIENGMLTPTMKIKRARIESAVEPQLANWYSGKDKVRWA comes from the coding sequence ATGGCTCAAGCCAAACTCATGCTGGACTACGTCTATGAGCACGAAATCAACCATGCGGATCAGATTTTTCTGACCCAGCCCACCGGGGGCGGTCAGGTGGTGGACTACACGTGGAAGCAGACACTGGACCAAGCCCGCCGTATGGCCGCGCACCTCAAGGCCCAGAATCTGGAACCGGGTTCGCGCGTTGCTATCCTGTCCAAAAACTGCGCCCACTTCATCATGGCGGAGTTGGCTATCTGGATGGCGGGCTGCACGACCGTGGCCATTTTCCCGACCGAAACAGCCGACACCGTGCGCTACGTGCTGGAACACAGCGAAGCCAGCCTTCTATTCGTCGGCAAGCTTGACACCTTTGACCAACAGCAGCCCGGCATTCCTGCCGGCATGCCCATCATTGCCTTCCCGCTCGCCCCAAAGAACAGCTACGAGGCGTGGGATGCAGTCACCGCACGCACCAAGCCCCTGACCGGTAAGCCTGCACGTGGCGGCAAGGACATCGCCATCCTGATGTACACCTCCGGCTCCACCGGCCAGCCCAAGGGCGTGATGCACAGCTTTGAGCGCATTACCGCCGCAGCTGAAGGCATCAACAACGACACCCAGGCTCGCATCGGCACCAACACCCGCAACCGCATGTTGTCCTACCTGCCCTTGGCGCACGTGTTCGAGCGCGCATGGGTGGAGTCCGCCTCGCTGGTGAACGGCAACACCCAGTTGTTTTTTGCAGAGTCACTGGACACCTTCATTCAGGACTTGAACCGCGCCAAGCCGGTCACCTTTATCTCCGTACCCCGCCTCTGGCTGAAGTTCCAGCAAGGCGTGTTTGCCAAAATGCCGCCCAAGAAGCTGGACCGGCTGCTGAGCATCCCCATTCTGGGCAAGATCGTGGGTCGCAAGGTGCTCAAAGGCCTGGGCCTGGACCACGCTTTGCTGGCCGGCAGCGGCTCTGCGCCCATTCCGGCAGAGCTGATTGCCTGGTACCGCCGCTTGGGCCTGAACCTGATTGAGGGTTATGCCATGACGGAGGACTTTGCGTATTCGCACAACTCCACCGACAAGATCAATGCCCCCGGTTGCGTGGGCGTGCCGCTCAAGGGCGTGGAAGTCCGCATCAGCGAAGAAGGCGAAGTGCTGATCAAGTCTCCAGGACAGTTTGTGGGCTACTACAAGCGCCCTGATCTGGACGCAGAGGTGTTCACGGAAGACGGCTTCTTCCGCACCGGCGACAAGGGCGAGCGCCGCGCTGATGGACTGCTCAAGCTCACCGGCCGGGTGAAGGAGCTGTTCAAAACATCCAAGGGCAAGTATGTGGCCCCCGCACCGATTGAGAACCGCTTGAACGCCTGCCCCCGCATTGAAACCAGCATGGTGTCCGGTGTGGGCCAGCCTTCCGCCTACGCCATCGTGGTGCTGGCAGAAACCGTGCGTCCCCAAGTGAAGGCCGACCCGGCCTTCAAAGCCGAGGTTCACGCGGAACTGGAGCAACTGCTCGATAGCGTGAATGCCGAACTGGCGGACTACGAAAAGCTGCAGATGCTGGTGGTAGCACCGGAGCCTTGGTCCATTGAGAACGGCATGCTGACTCCCACCATGAAGATCAAGCGTGCCCGCATTGAGTCTGCGGTGGAGCCACAATTGGCCAATTGGTACTCCGGCAAAGACAAAGTCCGCTGGGCGTGA
- a CDS encoding DUF1272 domain-containing protein — MLQLRPNCECCNTDLPPAALNARICSFECTFCADCADTKLNGICPNCRGELVRRPVRPAAKLANNPPSTERVFKPLGCAQKADSAASA, encoded by the coding sequence ATGCTCCAACTCCGCCCCAACTGCGAATGCTGCAATACTGATTTGCCGCCCGCCGCCCTGAATGCCCGCATCTGTTCGTTTGAATGCACGTTTTGTGCGGACTGCGCAGATACCAAGTTGAACGGCATTTGCCCCAATTGCAGAGGTGAGTTGGTGCGCCGCCCGGTGCGTCCGGCCGCCAAGTTGGCCAATAACCCGCCCTCTACCGAGCGGGTCTTCAAGCCCCTGGGGTGCGCACAGAAGGCTGACTCGGCGGCATCCGCATGA
- a CDS encoding Bug family tripartite tricarboxylate transporter substrate binding protein — MLSIVACAISTSANAQKTSQTAAWPTKPVRIIVGFPGGSSPDLTARAFAEPLSKALGQPVIVENKVGAAGNIAADAVAKATDDHTLGLMINGNMTIAKLLNPKLSYDPLKDLTPVSLLGVSPLVLTAPANAPGNSAAEFLSAARASGDRWNYGTPGVGTVGHIGMELLKAKARMAPLHVPYAGYPQVATAMIAGDLQLSLLPPALASAQIKAGKLKAIGITASVRSALVPEIPSLSEAGVKDLNLEIWNAVAAPNSMPKPVVMRLSALFSEIARSPEMRQKMFQQGWTVQGTSAEGLANRVKADTALLGGIISQQSIKTD; from the coding sequence ATGCTTTCCATAGTTGCTTGCGCAATATCCACGAGCGCTAACGCCCAAAAAACCTCTCAAACTGCCGCATGGCCGACCAAGCCGGTGCGCATCATCGTTGGCTTTCCCGGCGGGTCTTCGCCCGACCTGACGGCGCGAGCATTCGCAGAGCCGCTCTCCAAAGCCCTCGGCCAGCCTGTGATCGTGGAAAACAAGGTGGGCGCAGCGGGCAACATCGCCGCCGATGCGGTTGCCAAAGCTACCGATGACCACACCCTCGGTCTGATGATCAACGGCAACATGACGATTGCCAAGCTGCTCAACCCCAAGCTGAGTTACGACCCGCTCAAAGACTTGACGCCGGTGAGCCTGCTAGGCGTATCGCCCTTGGTGCTGACCGCACCCGCCAACGCGCCGGGCAACAGCGCGGCTGAGTTTCTGTCCGCAGCACGTGCCTCCGGCGACAGGTGGAATTACGGCACACCCGGCGTGGGCACCGTAGGCCATATCGGCATGGAACTACTCAAAGCCAAAGCCCGCATGGCGCCCCTGCATGTTCCCTATGCCGGCTACCCGCAAGTCGCCACCGCGATGATCGCGGGTGACTTGCAGCTCAGCCTGTTGCCCCCTGCCCTGGCTTCCGCCCAGATCAAAGCGGGCAAGCTCAAAGCCATCGGCATCACTGCCAGCGTGCGCAGTGCGCTGGTGCCGGAGATTCCCAGCCTGTCAGAGGCTGGGGTGAAAGACCTGAATCTGGAAATCTGGAACGCGGTAGCCGCCCCCAACAGCATGCCCAAACCGGTGGTGATGCGGCTGTCTGCTTTGTTCAGCGAGATTGCCCGCAGTCCGGAGATGCGCCAGAAGATGTTTCAGCAGGGTTGGACCGTGCAAGGCACTTCCGCGGAAGGACTGGCTAACCGGGTGAAGGCCGACACGGCTTTGTTGGGCGGCATCATCAGCCAACAGAGCATCAAGACAGATTGA
- a CDS encoding EamA family transporter has protein sequence MRPKDLALALLVILVWGVNFAVIKVGVVGVPPLLLGALRFALAAFPALLFMKPPKVPLRWYLAYGLTISVGQFAFLFTAIHVGMPSGLASLVLQSQSFFTLLLAAWWLKERWQANQMAGLLLAACGLVLIGSAAGPAGAGVSMPLLGFLLTVAAAVMWACGNIVTRTVSRYGPMNQLAFVVWASLVPPLPFLALSVVIEGPDAIASAMQHIGWSTFAAIAYLAWAATLLGYGLWTHLMSRYATNRVAPFTLLVPVVGLTTGWLVFGEALRPVHFAGGALLMAGLLFNVLGGPLMTRWMARVQQHRNAG, from the coding sequence ATGCGGCCCAAAGACCTGGCGCTCGCGCTGCTGGTTATCCTGGTGTGGGGAGTGAACTTTGCGGTCATCAAGGTGGGGGTGGTCGGGGTGCCGCCTTTGTTGCTGGGTGCCTTGCGTTTTGCCTTGGCGGCATTCCCGGCGCTGTTATTCATGAAGCCGCCCAAGGTGCCACTGCGCTGGTACCTGGCCTATGGCCTCACCATTTCGGTGGGGCAGTTTGCATTTTTGTTCACGGCCATCCACGTAGGCATGCCTTCTGGCTTGGCGTCGCTGGTGCTGCAGTCGCAATCGTTCTTCACCCTGCTGCTGGCGGCCTGGTGGCTCAAAGAGCGTTGGCAGGCCAACCAGATGGCCGGGCTGTTGCTGGCCGCCTGCGGCTTGGTGTTGATTGGCAGCGCCGCAGGGCCGGCAGGCGCTGGCGTGTCCATGCCGCTGCTGGGCTTTTTGCTTACCGTGGCAGCGGCCGTCATGTGGGCCTGCGGCAATATCGTGACCCGCACCGTCAGCCGCTACGGCCCCATGAACCAACTGGCCTTTGTGGTGTGGGCCAGTTTGGTGCCGCCCTTGCCGTTTCTGGCGCTCTCCGTGGTGATAGAGGGGCCTGACGCAATAGCCTCTGCCATGCAGCACATCGGCTGGAGCACGTTCGCGGCCATCGCCTACCTCGCTTGGGCAGCCACCTTGCTGGGCTATGGCTTGTGGACGCATCTCATGTCCCGCTACGCGACCAACCGGGTCGCGCCGTTCACACTGCTGGTGCCGGTGGTCGGCTTGACCACGGGTTGGCTGGTGTTCGGCGAGGCCTTGCGTCCTGTGCACTTTGCCGGTGGCGCGCTGTTGATGGCGGGCTTGCTGTTCAATGTATTGGGTGGACCCTTGATGACGCGGTGGATGGCGCGTGTACAGCAACACCGGAACGCGGGATGA
- a CDS encoding C40 family peptidase codes for MRTLWGLLLASTVMVLVGCSSAPTTPSAPAAAPQSAARLTVEQANDVTVMAIGLVGTPYRYGGNTPASGFDCSGLIGYVYKQRAGVVAPRTTGGLIDWGTSIPEPSLRTGDLVVFVQNGRANHAGIYVGEGRFVHAPSTGGTVRLDSLNSSYWAKQQVSYRRP; via the coding sequence ATGCGCACACTGTGGGGTTTGCTGCTTGCCAGCACAGTGATGGTGTTGGTGGGTTGTTCCAGTGCGCCTACGACACCCTCAGCGCCCGCAGCAGCACCGCAATCTGCTGCCCGTTTGACCGTGGAGCAAGCCAATGACGTCACCGTCATGGCCATCGGCCTCGTGGGCACGCCTTATCGCTACGGCGGCAACACGCCCGCCAGCGGCTTTGATTGCAGTGGCCTGATCGGTTATGTCTACAAACAACGCGCCGGTGTCGTGGCGCCGCGTACCACCGGCGGCCTGATCGATTGGGGCACCAGCATCCCCGAGCCCAGCCTGCGCACGGGTGATTTGGTCGTCTTCGTGCAAAACGGCCGTGCCAACCATGCCGGCATCTACGTGGGTGAGGGCCGCTTTGTGCACGCGCCGTCTACCGGCGGCACGGTGCGGCTGGATAGCTTGAATTCGTCGTACTGGGCCAAGCAGCAGGTGAGTTACCGCAGGCCGTGA